GCCACTCGGCAGTACGGCGCATCTCTGGTTTGCGTTCTGTTTGTGAGCTGACACTTGGAATTGCAAGGAGTTCTTTCAATTCGCCAAGATAGCGCTCGTGATTGGATTCGATGTACGATAAAATCTTTTCCATAGATTTTTCCTTTTGATAAATAAAGAAATTTGTCTATGAAAATATAGGCATTGGAGCAAGGAAAGGCAAGAAGACAAAAGTTCTCTTGTTGCAGGAAAGACGAAATTCTTCTATCTTTTCCCATCTCTTATATACTACCAATTCAAACAATGAAAATGATAGGTATATATGAAACAGAAGGCATTCCTACTAGTTGTTCTCTCTTTTTCCATTGCACACGCGCATCTATCTCACATCGAAACAAATATACTCAACCCACTTGCATACAATCGAAATGGGAACGAATCCTGGGCTGCCGGAGAATGGTCAAATAATTCGGTCCATCCTTTGGATAAATTGTTAGCTCTCAGCAGATTTTTTTATGATCCTGAAGCTAAAAGACACCTTGAGCATGGTACTTCACAGATTACGAGTTTACGTTTGAATAATACAAATTCACTGACGGAATGAACGTCGCGCAAAAAGCATTGCGGGAATGCGGAACGAGCACACATTAATAAAATACGAGATAGATTAGTATATTAAGAATGATATGATGTATTGTAAGCAACTGAATTCTTCAAAGAATCAGAAAGGTTTCAATATGAAAATCATGAAGCTCACAATCTTCATCAATCTTACACTCGCTGCAAATCTTTTATCCAATCCTCCGGATGGAAGAACGAAGTCGGCGCCGTACCAGAATCCTGCTCTTCCCATCGAAGTTCGTGTCAACGACTTGGTATCTCGAATGACACTTGACGAAAAAATCAGTCAGATGATGAATGCCGCCGATTCGATTAGCAGGTTAGGCATTCCGGATTATAACTGGTGGAGCGAAGGCCTTCACGGTGTTGCTATCTCAGGCATTGCGACAGTTTTTCCACAATCAATCGGGCTCGCTGCTACATGGGACGACAGCTTAGTCAACCGTGTCGGTGATGTTATATCGACAGAGTTCAGGGCAAAATTCAATGATTATCAGAAGAAAGGAGATCATGGCATTTTCAAAGGATTAACTGTCTGGTCTCCCAATGTGAATATATTTCGCGATCCGCGGTGGGGAAGAGGACAGGAAACATATGGTGAAGATCCGTACCTCACTTCCCGTATGGGTGTTGCATTTGTAAAAGGTATGCAAGGCAGTGATCCAAAATATTTAAAAGTCGTCTCCACGCCAAAACATTATGCTGTCCACAGCGGGCCTGAATCAGAACGCCATCATTTCGATGCCGTGACGGATTATCGCGACTTCGCTGAAACGTACACGCCTGCCTTCAAAGCATGCATTACTGAGGGGGGTGCGTTCTCCGTTATGGGTGCATATCAACGTTATCTCGCCACTCCGTGTTGTGCGAGTGAGTTGTTGTTGAAAAAAGTGTTGCGTGAGAAATGGAATTTCAAAGGATATGTTGTCTCGGATTGCGGTGCTATTTATGATATTTATGGGAATCATAAATTTGTCAGCACACCGGAAGAGGCTTCCGCTCTGGCTGTCCTGGCGGGTTGCGATCTCGAATGCGGTGATACTTATAAGTATTTAAAAAACGCAGTACAGAAAGGTTTGTTGAAAGAGACGGACATCGATATTTCTGTCAAACGGCTTTTTACTGCGCGTTACAAGCTTGGCATGTTCGATCCTCCTGAAACGGTTCGATATGCGCAGATACCAATTTCTGAAAACGATACGCCGGAACATCGTGAACTCGCATTGAAGGCAGCGCGCGAATCAATTGTGCTTCTAAAAAATGAGAATAATTTTCTGCCATTAAAGAAAGACACAAAAACGATTGCCGTCATCGGCCCGAATGCAAATGTGATCGAAGTGTTGTACGGCAATTACAACGGAGTTTCATCGAAGCCGGTGACACTGCTGGATGGAATAAAGAACCGTGCACCTGCATCAACAAAAATTATATACGAACCCGGTTCCAACATTGCTGACCAGTCTCCCATTCTAACGGCAATTCCAGAAGATGTTTTCCTTACCGGACACGAAAACGAAAAAGGTTTAATAGCTGAATATTTTGATAATATGAATTTGGAAGGTGCTCCTTTTCTCACACGGATTGATAAGCTGGTTGACTTTGATTTTATCACTCAGCCGCCACTGCCGGATGAAAATATGAAATTTTCCGTCCGATGGACGGGCTGGCTTGTTCCATCTGTCACGGACACGTATTTCA
The nucleotide sequence above comes from Ignavibacteriales bacterium. Encoded proteins:
- a CDS encoding glycoside hydrolase family 3 C-terminal domain-containing protein, producing MKIMKLTIFINLTLAANLLSNPPDGRTKSAPYQNPALPIEVRVNDLVSRMTLDEKISQMMNAADSISRLGIPDYNWWSEGLHGVAISGIATVFPQSIGLAATWDDSLVNRVGDVISTEFRAKFNDYQKKGDHGIFKGLTVWSPNVNIFRDPRWGRGQETYGEDPYLTSRMGVAFVKGMQGSDPKYLKVVSTPKHYAVHSGPESERHHFDAVTDYRDFAETYTPAFKACITEGGAFSVMGAYQRYLATPCCASELLLKKVLREKWNFKGYVVSDCGAIYDIYGNHKFVSTPEEASALAVLAGCDLECGDTYKYLKNAVQKGLLKETDIDISVKRLFTARYKLGMFDPPETVRYAQIPISENDTPEHRELALKAARESIVLLKNENNFLPLKKDTKTIAVIGPNANVIEVLYGNYNGVSSKPVTLLDGIKNRAPASTKIIYEPGSNIADQSPILTAIPEDVFLTGHENEKGLIAEYFDNMNLEGAPFLTRIDKLVDFDFITQPPLPDENMKFSVRWTGWLVPSVTDTYFIGFLGDDGYRVYLDDTLLYANWTDHAPTLSKVKMDLSRDKKYKIRIEYYQNVGGAVAKFQWAKNNENYTQKIDDAVKQADVIIYAGGISPMLEGEEMPIDIEGFHRGDRTSLDIPAVQDNILKRIKLSGKPIVLVLLNGSPLSVQWADKNADAILETWYPGEEGGNAIADVIFGNYNPAGRLPLTFYASVLDLPPFEDYNMKGRTYRYFNGTPLYEFGYGLSYTTFMYSNIKAPSTIRTNENVHISVEVENTGKMDGDEVIELYTKILDAKVPVPIHTLQGFKRIFLTKGEKKIVEFNLKPEQFSIINDKNQRVVEPGSIQLSIGGCQPSQKALSSSDVLRTKLEVTGVVNVIE